A part of Osmerus mordax isolate fOsmMor3 chromosome 10, fOsmMor3.pri, whole genome shotgun sequence genomic DNA contains:
- the atxn7l3b gene encoding ataxin-7-like protein 3: MKMEEVSMSSLDNSKLEGLAQDVLSDLVEDACLGLCFEVHRAVKQGYFFLEDTDQESMKDFEIVDQPGVDVFGQVYNQWKNKECVCPNCSRSIAASRFAPHLEKCLGMGRNSSRIANRRIVTGNNTNNKSESDQEDNDDVNDNDWSYGTEKKAKKRKSDKNSNSPRRSKSFKHKTMMGPRRRMENQESPHMLMKDETFRQ, translated from the exons ATGAAAATGGAGGAGGTTTCAATGTCCAGTCTGGACAACAGCAAACTAGAG GGCCTAGCTCAGGACGTCTTGTCTGATCTGGTAGAAGACGCCTGTCTCGGTCTCTGTTTTGAAGTCCACCGGGCCGTCAAGCAGGGCTACTTCTTTTTGGAAGACACTGACCAAGAAAGCATGAAGGACTTTG AAATTGTGGACCAGCCAGGGGTGGACGTGTTTGGGCAGGTGTACAACCAGTGGAAGaacaaggagtgtgtgtgtcccaactGCAGCCGAAGCATTGCTGCTTCACGTTTTGCCCCACACTTGGAGAAGTGCCTGGGAATGGGACGCAACAGCAGCCGCATAGCCAACCGCAG AATAGTGACTGGTAACAATACCAATAACAAATCAGAGAGTGATCAAGAGGACAACGATGATGTCAATGATAATGACTGGTCTTATGGCACCGAAAAAAAAG CCAAGAAGAGAAAATCAGATAAG AATTCAAATTCACCACGAAGATCAAAATCATTCAAACATAAGA CTATGATGGGTCCTCGGCGTCGTATGGAGAACCAGGAAAGCCCGCACATGTTGATGAAAGATGAAACTTTTCGACAGTAA